The genomic window AAATGAATGGACTCTTTTTTATTGGAAATATTATTTTGCTTTGGATGATGTTTAGGGGAGTTACAAACGCAAACCTTTATGGAGCGAATACTTTTGGAAAAGTTTTGCACTCTATAATTTCTTTGTGCGTTGTAGCTTTTAATGCAAATACTTATGGAATGATCACTTCAACTGTTAATAACTGGGCTTATGCTGCTTCTGAAACTGGAGAAGAGCTTACCGGTGGAATGCAACAGTTTGTTGATGGAATGGGAGCAACTGGTTACATAGGTGCTTCTTTAATTCCTTCCGATCCGTTGGGAATTATATTTTACGTTGCAATTCTTGTAGGTTTATTAGGCGGTATGTGGATGGCGCCAGGACCTAAGGAAGAAACAGCTTAAAAAAAGTAAACTAAAAAAAAGGAGGCTTAAGCCTCCTTTTTTTTATTAAACTCTCTCACTCTTCTTTTTCAATTCTCACTAGTTTCAAATTTCTATAACTACTTTTCCTGTAGCGGTTCTATTTTCAAGCGACTCGATGGCTTCGACAGCCTCGTCTAAAGAATAACTTTTGGTGATTTCAGGTTTTATCTTGCCTTCTGCATGTAAGGCAAAAAGCTCTTCAAAATTCTTAGTATTTTCTTCAGGCTCTCTGCCGGTAAAGCTTCCCCAAAAAACACCAACGATAGAACACCCTTTAAGAAGTGCAAGATTTGTCGGAACTTTCGGAATTCCGGCTGGAAAACCAATCACTAAAACTCTTCCTCCCCAATTTACACATCGCATGCATTGTAAAAAGATATCTCCTCCTACAGCATCGTAAATAACGTCTGCTCCCAGTCCCTCAGTAAGAGCTTTTACTTTTTCTTTTAATTCACCATCGCCGTAGTTCACAACTTCATCAGCTCCTAATCTTTTTGCAATGTCTAATTTTTCTTGATTGCTTGCAGCAGCTATAACTCTTGCGCCCATTGCCTTGCCAATTTCTATTGCCGTTGTTCCAACTCCTCCTCCAGCGCCAGTTACTAAGAGTGTCTCACCTTCTTTTAATTGACCTCTTTGTTTTAATGCATAGTAAGTTGTTCCATAATTAAGTGGGAAAGCTGCTCCATCTTTAAAATCCATGGTTTCAGGCAATTTCATTAAAGTTCCAGCGAAAGCAGAAACTTTTTCCGCTATTCCACCATTTCCTATCATTGCAATGACTCTGTCACCAACTTTCCAATCGGCTACTCCATCACCAACGTCTGAAATCATTCCAGCAACTTCTCCTCCTGGAGAAAAAGGAAAAGGGGGTTGAAATTGATATTTACCTTGAATAATCAAAACATCAGGAAAGCTCACTCCGGCTGCTTTTACATCAATGATAACCATTCCAGGCTCTGCTCTTGGATCTTCTATTTCTTCAACTTTATGAGAGTTAACGGGTCCAAACTCTCTACACACAAATGCTTTCATAACTCTCCTTGATTAATTTAATGCATTTAAATAGTTTTTTAAAAAATCTGCAAATGGAATTTCTTCTTCTTGCTCTATTTGATTAAATTTTTCTATAGAGCTTTTTGCTTCTTCATCTAGATAAGCAAGCTCATTATGAAGTTTTGAAAAATAGTTTTTATGCTGTTCAAAAAGCTCCATATTAAATTCAGTCCACGTGCTGTTATTTTCTTTGATAGATTTTAAAATCTTTCCTGAGGGAGTGAGGCTAGAATCTTTCAATTTAGCCTTTTGAAGGTCGAGAGTATTTTGCAACTTTAATTTCAACTCACTGGGATCTTCAGAAAGAGCGTCTATAAATTTTTCCATTTTAATAAAAACATTCTCTGCTGCTAAGCCAATAGGAATTGCCTTTCCATTTTGAATAATTTTTAAATCTGGATTTCTTCCGTCTTTGACTACATTTTGCCAATTGGTTTGAATCTCGATGACTTCGTCTTTTTCAGTAACTTTATTTTCGTCGATAAAACAAATCATTAGATACATTTCTAAGAAATGGCTCGTCTCATGAGAAAGACTTAAAGGTTCAAAAGGGTCATTGTCCATACACCTCACTTCGACGTATTCAATGCCTTTTTCTTTTAATACATTAATTGGTCTTTCTCCAGAGCCAATCACACGTTTTGGTCTGATGGAGCTGTAGTACTCGTTTTCAATTTGAATGATGGAGTCATTGATTTGAATAAAATCGCCATCTTTTTTAGTTCCTATTTCTGCATACCTTGGAAATTTTTTAGTAAGCGCAAACATTAAATTTTCTACATACTCGTCTAAATTATTGTAGGCAATGTAAAGATTGTCTTGAGCATTAGACATATATCCAAGTTCACTCATTCTAAGACAGGTTGCAAATTCTAAAAAACAATCTTCATCGTTTAGATCTTTTAGAAAATTCTCTCTTCCAGAGATAAACGATTTGGGAACAATTGGACTGGCACCAAAGAGGTATAACAACAGCCAAGCATTTCTTCTAAAATTTCTTACCAAACTCAAATAGGATTCATTTTTGAATTCTTGAAGTGATAAATTTTCTGGCTTTAACTTCGAAAAAAAATCATCATTCAAAGAGAAGTTGTAATGAATTCCAGACACGCATTGCATCATGCTTCCATATCTTTCACTGAGACCTTTTCTGTACAGGTTTTTTAATCTTCCGGAATTATTAGATCCGTACTCGGCGATCCTGATGTTTTTTTCATCACTGATTGTACAGGGTACGCTACTTGGCCAAATAGTGTCTTCACAATTCAAATAAACAAAATTAAGTATTTCTTCCAACTGTTTGAGTGAAGAATTTATTGTACTTTTTTTGTTAGTAATTAATTCAAGTAGCGCTTCAGAAAAATCAGTGGTAATGAATTGATTGGTTAGAGTTGATCCCAAAGAAGCAGGATGATCAGTAGTGGAAATTGTTTTATTTGAAACTCTAAGCGATTCTTTTTCAATACCTCTAAATGAATGCTTTGAAAAATCTTCAAGGTTTAAGTCTTTTAATAAGTCTAATGTCTCGTCAAAAGATTCAGACATAATTTAGGAGTTTATAAAATTGGACCAGAATTTCTTATCTCTTCTGAAACTTCAAATTTTGAAATGTTTTCGTTGAACTTAGTTGCCAACTCCTCAGCAGCTTGATTGTACTGATCTGAATTTGACCATGTTTTTTGTGGATTTAATAGATTGGTTTCAACTCCGGGTAATTCAGTAGGAATCTCGACATTCATGATGTCGAGTTTATCTCTTGAGCTGTTTTCAATATCACCAGATTGAATAGCTTTTATAATGCTTCGAGTGGTAGGAATTTTAAATCTGGAGCCAGTTCCGTATGAACCACCAGTCCAACCAGAGTTCACAATGTAAACTTTGCTTCCAAAACCTTCAATTCTTTTCATTAGGAGGTCTGCATAGACCTGAGCTTTTCTTGGAAAGAAAGGAGCGCCGTAGCAATTTGAAAAAGTTGAATCAATCGCTGAAGTAGAGCCTAATTCAGTAGAGCCGACTTTTGCGGTGTAGCCACTTAGGAAATGATATGCGGCTTGTTCTTTCGAGAGAATTGAAACTGGCGGCATTACTCCAGTCAAATCACAAGTTAGGAAAATAATTGCATTCGGCTCTCCGCCATAATTCTTTTCTAGATGCTGGTCTACATGACTTAAAGGATAGACACATCTTCCGTTTTCGGTGAGAGACGTATCTGTGTAATCTACTTGAAGTGAAGTGGGGTTAAAAACAACATTTTCGATAATAGAACCGTGCTTAATAGCGTTCCAAATAACGGGTTCATTCTTTTCTGAAAGATCAATCGTTTTCGCATAACAACCGCCCTCAATATTGAAAACAATGCCATCTCCCCAACCATGCTCATCGTCTCCTATTAACCATCGATCTGGATCTGCAGAGAGAGTTGTTTTCCCTGTCCCGGACAAACCAAAGAATAAAGAAACATCACCATCCTTACCGGCATTAGCAGCACAGTGCATCGATAAAACGTCTTCTTCAGGCATTATAAAATTCATTATTCCAAACATAGATTTTTTCATTTCCCCAGCGTAGGCAATACCTAAAATTAATATTTGATGAGTGGTGAAATTTACCATCAC from SAR86 cluster bacterium includes these protein-coding regions:
- a CDS encoding NADPH:quinone oxidoreductase family protein, whose translation is MKAFVCREFGPVNSHKVEEIEDPRAEPGMVIIDVKAAGVSFPDVLIIQGKYQFQPPFPFSPGGEVAGMISDVGDGVADWKVGDRVIAMIGNGGIAEKVSAFAGTLMKLPETMDFKDGAAFPLNYGTTYYALKQRGQLKEGETLLVTGAGGGVGTTAIEIGKAMGARVIAAASNQEKLDIAKRLGADEVVNYGDGELKEKVKALTEGLGADVIYDAVGGDIFLQCMRCVNWGGRVLVIGFPAGIPKVPTNLALLKGCSIVGVFWGSFTGREPEENTKNFEELFALHAEGKIKPEITKSYSLDEAVEAIESLENRTATGKVVIEI
- a CDS encoding phosphoenolpyruvate carboxykinase; this encodes MNHNLPLDSLLDIAIKNGEGTIVDNGALVVTTGKRTGRSPADRFLVNDEKTQHVVDWGENNQPTERETFEKLWDESEEYLKNKTVYTADLHVGASEEHYQPVRVENELAWHNMFCQSLFIRPPSFNPKNKTPWQLRCAPGFTCDPKRHGTNSDGTVMVNFTTHQILILGIAYAGEMKKSMFGIMNFIMPEEDVLSMHCAANAGKDGDVSLFFGLSGTGKTTLSADPDRWLIGDDEHGWGDGIVFNIEGGCYAKTIDLSEKNEPVIWNAIKHGSIIENVVFNPTSLQVDYTDTSLTENGRCVYPLSHVDQHLEKNYGGEPNAIIFLTCDLTGVMPPVSILSKEQAAYHFLSGYTAKVGSTELGSTSAIDSTFSNCYGAPFFPRKAQVYADLLMKRIEGFGSKVYIVNSGWTGGSYGTGSRFKIPTTRSIIKAIQSGDIENSSRDKLDIMNVEIPTELPGVETNLLNPQKTWSNSDQYNQAAEELATKFNENISKFEVSEEIRNSGPIL
- the gshA gene encoding glutamate--cysteine ligase — encoded protein: MSESFDETLDLLKDLNLEDFSKHSFRGIEKESLRVSNKTISTTDHPASLGSTLTNQFITTDFSEALLELITNKKSTINSSLKQLEEILNFVYLNCEDTIWPSSVPCTISDEKNIRIAEYGSNNSGRLKNLYRKGLSERYGSMMQCVSGIHYNFSLNDDFFSKLKPENLSLQEFKNESYLSLVRNFRRNAWLLLYLFGASPIVPKSFISGRENFLKDLNDEDCFLEFATCLRMSELGYMSNAQDNLYIAYNNLDEYVENLMFALTKKFPRYAEIGTKKDGDFIQINDSIIQIENEYYSSIRPKRVIGSGERPINVLKEKGIEYVEVRCMDNDPFEPLSLSHETSHFLEMYLMICFIDENKVTEKDEVIEIQTNWQNVVKDGRNPDLKIIQNGKAIPIGLAAENVFIKMEKFIDALSEDPSELKLKLQNTLDLQKAKLKDSSLTPSGKILKSIKENNSTWTEFNMELFEQHKNYFSKLHNELAYLDEEAKSSIEKFNQIEQEEEIPFADFLKNYLNALN